The following are encoded in a window of Bacillus xiapuensis genomic DNA:
- a CDS encoding peptide ABC transporter substrate-binding protein — translation MNKKFSVFLVFLLALSTFLAACGGGSGGKAGTGAKEENKEEFRVNIKTEPFSLHPGLANENTAGTVLRNTFEGLTRINKDDKPENAAAEKVDVSEDGKIYTFTIRDHKWSNGDPVTAKDFEYAWKWALDPKNQSQYAYQLYYLKNGQAANEGKAKLDDVGVKAKDDKTLVVTLENPTPYFLELTAFYTYLPVNSKIAQKDKKWYKNAGENYTSNGPFKMTEWEHSNKIVLEKNDQYWDKENVKLNKIEMAMVNDVNTELSMFKKGELDWAGAPFSSLPTDAMDSLKKEKILKNKPIAGVYWYKFNTEVEPLNNVNIRKALTYALDRKSIVEKITKGGQIPAMAAVPPSMFEENEKGYFKDHDVKKAKEYLEKGLKELGLKDASELPEISISYNTDESHQKIAQAVQDTWKKELGVKAKLGNEEWAVYIEKLHSGDYMVGRMGWLGDFNDAINFLELFREKEGGNNDTNWEHPEFKKLLVDSQKQTDPAKREQMLRDAEKIFIDEMPVAPIYFYTNSWVQKDNLKDVVISGLGDVQLKWAHFE, via the coding sequence ATGAACAAAAAGTTTTCTGTTTTCTTAGTATTTCTATTGGCATTAAGTACTTTTTTGGCTGCTTGCGGCGGTGGCAGCGGCGGTAAAGCCGGCACAGGCGCTAAAGAAGAAAACAAAGAAGAATTTCGCGTCAATATTAAAACAGAACCGTTTTCGCTCCATCCCGGTCTGGCTAATGAAAATACTGCAGGGACCGTTTTGCGCAATACATTTGAAGGTTTAACGCGAATCAATAAAGACGATAAGCCGGAAAATGCTGCTGCTGAAAAAGTTGATGTATCCGAGGACGGCAAAATTTATACGTTTACGATTAGAGACCATAAATGGAGTAACGGGGATCCGGTAACAGCCAAGGATTTTGAATATGCGTGGAAATGGGCCCTTGACCCGAAAAATCAATCGCAATATGCTTATCAGCTGTATTATTTAAAGAATGGCCAGGCAGCTAACGAAGGAAAGGCAAAGCTGGACGATGTCGGCGTCAAAGCTAAAGACGACAAAACGCTTGTCGTCACATTGGAGAACCCGACACCTTATTTCTTGGAATTGACAGCCTTCTATACGTATCTTCCTGTTAATAGCAAAATAGCGCAAAAAGACAAGAAATGGTATAAAAACGCCGGAGAGAATTACACATCCAATGGCCCGTTCAAGATGACGGAATGGGAGCACAGCAATAAAATCGTTCTTGAGAAAAATGATCAATATTGGGACAAAGAGAACGTCAAGCTTAACAAAATCGAAATGGCGATGGTGAACGATGTAAATACCGAGCTGTCCATGTTTAAAAAAGGGGAGCTTGACTGGGCGGGAGCTCCGTTTAGTAGCTTGCCGACAGATGCCATGGATAGCTTAAAAAAAGAAAAAATCCTAAAGAACAAGCCAATCGCCGGCGTGTACTGGTACAAATTCAATACGGAAGTAGAGCCATTAAATAACGTTAACATCCGCAAAGCATTAACGTATGCATTAGATAGAAAATCAATCGTGGAGAAGATTACGAAAGGCGGACAAATTCCAGCGATGGCTGCCGTCCCGCCAAGCATGTTTGAAGAGAATGAAAAAGGTTACTTTAAAGACCATGATGTGAAGAAGGCAAAGGAATATTTAGAGAAAGGATTGAAAGAACTCGGATTAAAAGACGCCTCAGAATTGCCTGAAATTTCAATCTCTTATAACACAGATGAATCTCATCAAAAAATCGCTCAGGCTGTCCAAGATACTTGGAAGAAAGAGCTGGGCGTGAAAGCAAAGCTCGGGAATGAAGAGTGGGCGGTATATATTGAAAAGCTTCACTCCGGTGACTATATGGTCGGACGCATGGGCTGGCTGGGAGATTTCAATGATGCGATTAACTTCTTGGAATTATTCCGTGAAAAAGAAGGCGGAAACAACGACACGAACTGGGAGCATCCGGAATTCAAAAAATTATTGGTTGATTCACAAAAACAAACAGATCCGGCTAAGCGCGAGCAAATGCTGAGAGACGCGGAGAAGATCTTCATAGACGAAATGCCTGTTGCCCCGATTTATTTCTATACGAATTCTTGGGTGCAGAAAGATAACCTCAAGGATGTCGTGATCTCTGGTCTTGGCGATGTCCAATTAAAATGGGCTCACTTTGAATAA